The Microbacterium forte sequence TGCGCCTGGTCGCGGACGATCAGGTACGAGATGGTGCTGCGGGCGGTCTTGTTGTCGGTCATCTCGTACAGTCGGCACTTCTGCAGGCGGCCGGTCGACTCGAGCATCAGGTTGTAGAGCAGATCGAGCACGAGGTTGCCCGAGTTGTAGACGTAGCTACCCGACCACGGGTTGCCGACCGCGTCGACCGGAAGGGCGCCCTGAGCTCCGACGAGGTAGTGGTGGATGTTGCTCGTGTCGAGGGCGATGTTCAGTGGCGTCGCACCGCCGGCACCGGGCTTGTCGACCGGGTCGGTCGGCTTTCCCTGATACTGCGGCGATCCGTCGAGCAGGCGTGAGATCGTCGTGCCGATGAGCTCGACGTGGCTGATCTCCTCGGTGCCGATGCCCTGGATCAGATCCTTGTACGGCTTGCCGTCGGGGCCTCTGAAGTTGATGCTCTGGAACAGGTACTGCATCATCGTGCGCATCTCGCCGAACTGTCCGCCGAGGCCCTCCTGCAGTGCGTTCGCCGCGGCGGGATCCGGCTCGTCCTGAGCGATCTCGTTGATGAACTCCTGAACGTGGAAATACATGTCGGCCTCCGTCGGTCGTTGCTGGGTGTGGGGCCACTGTGCGCCTCAGCGACGGATCGACACCCTCCCTCGACGTGGCGAGGGGATGGACGTACTATGCGTGCCGACGGAGAGCGGCCGGCCCCACACCCGCACCGGGGAATTGTCAAGGCCCGCTGTGCGCGGACGCGACCGGCGTACCGTCGGCATCAGAGCCCGCAGGACACCACAGTGGGCCGTAGCGGAGCTGTTCGTGTCGACAGCGGATGACTTCGGAGAAGAGGTCGTCATGGACGCCACCGGTCAGACCATCCGCACTCGCCCACGCGACACCGCGCGCGGCGGATCGAGCACCTTCACCGAGCTGGCGCAGCAGATCCGCGAACGCGGACTGCTTCGCCGTCGGTACGGCTATTACTGGACCAAACTCATCGCGGCCCCGCTGGTCGTCGCCGTCAGCCTCGCCGCCTTCGTCTGGATCGGCGACACGTGGTGGCAGCTGTTCACCGCTGCTGTGCTCGCGATCGTCTTCCTCAGCATCCGGATGATCGGATTCGTCACGCTGGTGTTCATCGTGCTGTCGCCGGGCATCGCGTTCGTGTTTCTCGCGGTGCAGCTGGGCCTGTTCGGGTTCTACATGGGCATCTCGTTCGCGCCGAACCACAAGGGCATGCCCGTGGTTCCGAAGGACCTGACCCTGGACTTCCTCCGGAGGCAGGTGCTGATGAGCCGCAACGTGCGGGGGAGTCGCGTGATCGACGTCGTGATGGGCGGCCTGAACTACCAGGTCGAGCACCACCTGTTCCCGTCGATGCCCCGGCCGCACCTGCGCCGGGCAGCGCCGCTCGTCGCCGCCTACTGCGAGGCGCACGATGTGAAGTACACCCAGGTCGGGTTGTTCGCGTCCTACGCGATCGTCGTGCGCTACATCAATCGGGTCGGACTCGGACAGCGCGACGTCTTCTCGTGTCCGCTCGCCGAGCAGCGCGCCCATCTGGTCGCCGCGCCGCGCTGACCCCCGCCCACCGAGGGCGAGGTGTGTCAACCCTCTGTCGTATCGAGCGCGAGCGACGGAGGGTGGGCATTCGACATCCCCCGAGGAGGACACCATGAAGGCACTCACCTGGCAGGGCACGCGCAACGTGACGGTCGAGGAGGTGCCCGACCCGGTCATCGAGCATGCGACGGATGCGATCGTCCGGATCACCTCTTCGGCGATCTGCGGCTCGGATCTGCACCTCTACGAACTGCTCGGCCCGTTCCTCGACAAGGGCGACATCCTCGGCCACGAGCCGATGGGCGTCGTGGTCGAGGTGGGAAGCGCCGTGCGCGATCTGGCGGTCGGCGATCGAGTCGTCGTGCCGTTCAACATCTCGTGCGGCCACTGCTTCTTCTGTCTGCGCGGCCTGCAGTCCCAGTGCGAGACGACGCAGGTGAAGGAATACGGCAGCGGCGCCTCGCTGTTCGGCTACACGAAGCTCTACGGGCAGGTCCCCGGCGGGCAGGCCGAGTACCTCCGGGTCCCGCTCGCCGACTACAACCACATCAAGGTCGCCTCCGACCTGCCGGACGAGCGCTACCTCTTTCTCAGCGACATCCTGCCGACCGCCTGGCAGGGCGTCGAGTACGCGAATGTGCCGGACGGCGGAACGCTCGCCGTGATGGGACTCGGGCCGGTCGGCCAGTTCGTCGCCCGCGTCGGCGCGCACCGCGGTTATCGCGTGCTCGCGGTGGACCCCGTCGCCGAGCGACGCGAGATGGCCGCCCGACACGGCGCCGAGGTCTTCGACCTGACCGACGATGTCGTCGCAGAGCTGCGAGACCTCACGGACGGACGAGGGGCGGATGCCGTCGTCGACGCCGTCGGCATGGAGGCGCACGGCAACCCGGGAATCAAGCTCGTGCAGCGCGCCGTCGGTCTGCTGCCCGACCCCGCCGCAAGGCAGGTCTTCGACAAGGCGGGCATCGATCGCCTCGCCGCCCTCTATGCGTCGATAGACGTCGTGCGCCGCGGCGGCACGGTGTCGCTCAGCGGCGTCTACGCCGGGGATGCCGACATCATGCCCATGAAGACGCTGTTCGACAAGCAGGTCAGCATCCGCATGGGCCAGTGCAACGTCAAGCGCTGGATCGACGACCTGATGCCGCTGGTCGAGGATCTCAGCGACCCGCTCGGCGTGATGGATCTCACGACCCACACCGCACCGCTCGAAGACGCTCCGGGTCTCTATGAGACCTTCCAGCGCAAGGCCGACGGCTGCATCAAGGTCGTGCTCCAGCCCTCCACCGTCTGACGGTGACCGCCGGCTGTGCAGCCCGTACTGCGCAGCCGGCTCACGTTTCTGTCAGCCCCGCTCGGGCTCCGGACTCAGCCGGCCTTTCCCTCGGCGAGGTATCCCAGCCGGTGCAGGGTCTCGGAATTGCGCCAG is a genomic window containing:
- a CDS encoding manganese catalase family protein; the protein is MYFHVQEFINEIAQDEPDPAAANALQEGLGGQFGEMRTMMQYLFQSINFRGPDGKPYKDLIQGIGTEEISHVELIGTTISRLLDGSPQYQGKPTDPVDKPGAGGATPLNIALDTSNIHHYLVGAQGALPVDAVGNPWSGSYVYNSGNLVLDLLYNLMLESTGRLQKCRLYEMTDNKTARSTISYLIVRDQAHENAYAKALETLGVNWRTSLPIPKTNAEQFPEVKKLLDLGLQSKNYSFDLTAQSEAGKIFQGASPSNDGTTLDASEQAPVGVPMTISPERLEEFSPGADKELRALIEATAAMEMADIDATFGRMS
- a CDS encoding fatty acid desaturase family protein, coding for MSTADDFGEEVVMDATGQTIRTRPRDTARGGSSTFTELAQQIRERGLLRRRYGYYWTKLIAAPLVVAVSLAAFVWIGDTWWQLFTAAVLAIVFLSIRMIGFVTLVFIVLSPGIAFVFLAVQLGLFGFYMGISFAPNHKGMPVVPKDLTLDFLRRQVLMSRNVRGSRVIDVVMGGLNYQVEHHLFPSMPRPHLRRAAPLVAAYCEAHDVKYTQVGLFASYAIVVRYINRVGLGQRDVFSCPLAEQRAHLVAAPR
- a CDS encoding zinc-dependent alcohol dehydrogenase, producing the protein MKALTWQGTRNVTVEEVPDPVIEHATDAIVRITSSAICGSDLHLYELLGPFLDKGDILGHEPMGVVVEVGSAVRDLAVGDRVVVPFNISCGHCFFCLRGLQSQCETTQVKEYGSGASLFGYTKLYGQVPGGQAEYLRVPLADYNHIKVASDLPDERYLFLSDILPTAWQGVEYANVPDGGTLAVMGLGPVGQFVARVGAHRGYRVLAVDPVAERREMAARHGAEVFDLTDDVVAELRDLTDGRGADAVVDAVGMEAHGNPGIKLVQRAVGLLPDPAARQVFDKAGIDRLAALYASIDVVRRGGTVSLSGVYAGDADIMPMKTLFDKQVSIRMGQCNVKRWIDDLMPLVEDLSDPLGVMDLTTHTAPLEDAPGLYETFQRKADGCIKVVLQPSTV